A genomic stretch from Candidatus Poribacteria bacterium includes:
- a CDS encoding DNA methyltransferase → MIKYIGSKRVLVDSIVCAVQAIANASTVVDLFSGTSRVGHALKKHGYRVVANDHNAYAHVLAQCYIEADRGDVEREATRLIAEFNRLPGKPGYFTETFCRRSRFFHPKNGERIDAIRDSIRAKGLEKDLEAVLLVSLMEAADRVDSTTGLQMAYLKEWAPRAHNDLVLRMPDVRPRARNGKGEAHRMDALDAACVLEGDIAYVDPPYNQHSYLANYHIWETLVLWDEPEVYGVACKRLDCRLRRSDFNSRRKFHASFARLISQIQAPVLIVSFSNEAFISREEVSGLLSRRGSVMVLDHDYKRYVGAQIGIYDPQGRKVGKVSHVRNTEHLFIVVPDGSAKVLQRQTIQPDRQLSLFSTDAPT, encoded by the coding sequence GTGATCAAATACATCGGATCCAAGCGTGTGCTTGTTGACTCCATCGTATGTGCCGTGCAGGCGATCGCCAACGCAAGCACCGTGGTTGATCTGTTCTCGGGAACGTCCAGGGTAGGGCATGCGCTAAAGAAGCACGGATATCGCGTCGTAGCGAACGATCACAATGCGTATGCTCATGTCCTCGCACAATGCTACATAGAAGCGGACCGCGGTGACGTAGAACGTGAGGCAACTCGCCTCATCGCTGAATTCAACCGTCTACCTGGGAAGCCCGGCTATTTCACGGAGACCTTCTGCAGACGTTCGCGGTTCTTTCATCCAAAGAACGGTGAGCGCATCGACGCGATACGCGATTCCATCCGCGCCAAGGGTCTAGAGAAGGACTTGGAGGCAGTGCTGCTCGTGTCACTGATGGAAGCTGCCGACCGCGTTGACTCGACGACAGGCCTACAGATGGCGTACCTCAAAGAGTGGGCGCCACGAGCGCACAACGATCTGGTGTTGCGCATGCCCGACGTGCGTCCGAGGGCACGGAATGGCAAAGGCGAAGCCCATAGAATGGATGCTCTGGATGCAGCCTGCGTCTTGGAGGGCGACATCGCCTACGTCGATCCTCCCTATAACCAGCACTCATATCTTGCGAACTACCATATCTGGGAAACGCTCGTTCTTTGGGATGAACCGGAGGTCTACGGAGTAGCGTGCAAACGCCTTGACTGTCGATTGCGCCGCAGCGATTTCAACTCCCGCCGCAAGTTTCACGCCTCCTTCGCCCGGCTGATATCACAGATACAGGCGCCAGTACTAATCGTCTCTTTCAGTAACGAAGCGTTCATTTCTCGAGAGGAGGTCAGTGGGCTCCTCAGCCGTCGTGGTAGCGTAATGGTGCTTGACCATGACTACAAGAGATACGTGGGTGCGCAGATTGGCATCTATGACCCGCAGGGGAGGAAAGTTGGGAAGGTTAGCCACGTACGCAATACGGAACATCTATTCATAGTTGTTCCGGACGGGTCCGCGAAGGTACTACAGAGGCAGACGATTCAGCCGGATCGGCAGTTATCCCTGTTCTCGACGGACGCACCAACGTGA
- a CDS encoding aldehyde dehydrogenase family protein, whose product MPTTYQNFIGGKWVPAQSGETFENINPADTSEIVGIHPNSNRDDARAAIQAAQDAYPAWRALEAPKRGKILFKAAQILEARADEVARDLTREEGKTLPEAKGETLRAVELMEFFGGEARRLCGETFPSGQPDTFLYTLREPLGVVGLITPWNFPIAVPTWKLLPALISGNTVVLKPASLAPITSWHIVRVLEEAGLPPGVLNMVTGPGSAVGEEIATNPAIKAVSFTGSNSVGTRLYDTVTRRAAKCQCEMGGKNPFIVLNDADLDKAADLAIAGAMFSAGQKCTATSRVIAERPIVEALTERIVAKANALRVGNGLREGVQVCPVVDENQLKSILSYIEIGKAEGAKLLAGGRRLTGGGYDRGWYVAPTVFGDMKPSMRIAQEEIFGPVVGIIAVDSLSEALEIANDVAYGLSAGICTRDLRRTFEFVHGIQAGLVHVNAQTAGAEVQVPFGGYKSSSTGTREQGKVAVDFFTQIKTVYLHYDT is encoded by the coding sequence ATGCCCACCACCTACCAGAACTTCATCGGCGGGAAGTGGGTTCCCGCCCAGAGCGGCGAGACCTTCGAGAACATCAACCCGGCGGACACGTCCGAGATCGTCGGCATCCATCCCAACTCGAACCGAGATGATGCCCGCGCCGCGATCCAAGCCGCCCAAGACGCCTACCCCGCCTGGCGCGCCCTCGAAGCGCCCAAGCGCGGCAAGATTCTGTTCAAAGCCGCCCAAATCCTCGAAGCGCGCGCCGACGAGGTCGCCCGCGACCTGACGCGCGAGGAGGGCAAGACGCTCCCCGAGGCGAAGGGAGAGACGCTCCGCGCCGTCGAGCTGATGGAGTTCTTCGGTGGCGAGGCGCGGCGGCTCTGCGGCGAGACCTTCCCGTCGGGTCAGCCCGACACGTTCCTCTACACCCTGCGGGAACCTCTCGGCGTTGTCGGACTCATCACGCCCTGGAACTTCCCCATCGCGGTTCCCACGTGGAAGCTCCTTCCGGCGCTCATCTCCGGCAACACGGTCGTCTTGAAGCCCGCGAGCCTCGCGCCCATCACGTCGTGGCACATCGTCCGCGTTCTCGAGGAGGCGGGTCTGCCGCCGGGCGTCCTGAACATGGTCACGGGACCCGGAAGCGCCGTCGGCGAGGAGATCGCGACGAATCCCGCCATCAAGGCGGTGTCCTTCACCGGCTCCAACAGCGTCGGGACGCGGCTCTACGACACGGTGACACGCCGCGCCGCCAAGTGCCAGTGCGAGATGGGCGGCAAGAACCCCTTCATCGTCCTCAATGACGCCGATCTCGACAAAGCCGCCGACCTGGCGATCGCCGGGGCGATGTTCTCGGCGGGACAGAAGTGCACGGCGACCAGCCGCGTCATCGCCGAAAGACCCATCGTCGAAGCCCTCACGGAGCGGATCGTCGCCAAGGCGAACGCCCTACGCGTCGGGAACGGCTTGCGCGAGGGCGTCCAGGTCTGCCCCGTCGTCGATGAGAACCAGTTGAAGAGCATCCTGAGCTACATCGAGATCGGGAAGGCGGAAGGCGCGAAGCTCCTCGCCGGCGGCAGACGCCTGACGGGCGGCGGTTACGATCGCGGCTGGTACGTCGCCCCGACGGTGTTCGGCGATATGAAGCCGTCCATGCGGATCGCCCAGGAGGAGATCTTCGGGCCCGTCGTCGGGATCATCGCGGTCGATTCGCTCTCCGAGGCGCTGGAGATCGCCAACGACGTCGCCTACGGACTCTCGGCGGGCATCTGCACGCGCGATCTGCGCCGGACGTTTGAGTTCGTCCACGGGATCCAAGCGGGACTCGTCCACGTGAACGCTCAGACGGCGGGCGCGGAGGTCCAGGTTCCCTTCGGCGGGTACAAGAGCTCCAGCACGGGAACCCGCGAGCAGGGCAAGGTCGCCGTCGACTTCTTCACGCAGATCAAGACCGTCTACCTGCACTACGACACGTAG